One stretch of Paenibacillus sp. AN1007 DNA includes these proteins:
- a CDS encoding DUF1629 domain-containing protein, translating into MNYFFLESQYPRRGFISGGTTFTPELDMNYLAIENPLPEGTTAEVELLSTVRSLNVDYFETITGTRAVSDDFKLLLEQTRTNTQFIPAAVCFHNGRPVEKNYWIAHPLDRLDVFDYERSEYGRKAVIAASVQQPPRKTVKVVSRICLHEERIGDHEFFMLDHINIFKPIISNEFYELCRKNKLNLNVTEVSDVSI; encoded by the coding sequence TTGAACTATTTTTTCCTGGAATCTCAGTATCCACGTAGAGGATTTATTAGCGGGGGAACGACCTTCACTCCTGAATTAGATATGAATTATTTGGCGATAGAGAATCCGCTGCCAGAGGGGACCACGGCAGAGGTGGAGTTACTGTCTACGGTGCGAAGCCTGAACGTCGATTATTTCGAGACAATCACAGGAACGAGAGCTGTATCCGATGATTTTAAACTGCTGTTGGAACAAACGAGGACAAACACGCAGTTTATTCCCGCAGCAGTGTGCTTCCACAATGGACGTCCCGTTGAAAAAAACTATTGGATTGCACATCCTCTGGATCGTTTGGATGTTTTTGATTATGAACGTTCAGAATATGGGCGCAAAGCGGTCATTGCTGCATCGGTACAGCAGCCTCCACGTAAGACTGTCAAAGTTGTATCTCGAATCTGCCTGCATGAGGAGCGAATTGGCGACCATGAGTTTTTTATGCTGGACCATATAAATATCTTCAAACCTATCATTTCAAACGAATTTTACGAACTATGCCGAAAAAACAAGCTCAACCTGAATGTTACAGAAGTAAGTGATGTAAGTATCTAA